A single Drosophila ananassae strain 14024-0371.13 chromosome 3L, ASM1763931v2, whole genome shotgun sequence DNA region contains:
- the LOC6494240 gene encoding arylalkylamine N-acetyltransferase 1 isoform X2 gives MGEALKVSSEKDCPYTIELIRPEDGEAVIAMLKTFFFKDEPLNTFLDLGECKELEKYSLKPLTDNCSYKAVDKDGKIIGIFLNGLLRRPSPDDVAGKAADGCEHPKFKKILSLFDHVEDNFNIFDLYPNENLILDGKILSVDTNYRGLGIAGRLTERAYQYMRENGINVYHVVCSSHYSARVMEKLGFHEVFNMQFADYKPQGEVIFKPALPHVGIRIMAKEVDANAKKSTQTKL, from the exons ATGGGAGAAGCTTTAAAAGTGTCGTCCGAGAAGGACTGTCCCTACACCATCGAACTGATCCGGCCGGAGGACGGTGAGGCGGTTATAGCCATGCTCAAGACCTTTTTCTTTAAA GATGAGCCCCTCAACACATTCCTTGATCTCGGCGAATGCAAGGAGCTGGAGAAGTACTCCTTGAAGCCACTTACCGACAACTGCTCGTACAAGGCCGTCGACAAGGATGGCAAGATCATTGGCATATTCCTAAACGGCCTATTGCGACGTCCG TCCCCCGACGACGTGGCCGGCAAGGCAGCAGATGGCTGTGAACACCCGAAATTCAAGAAGATCCTCTCCCTGTTCGATCACGTCGAGGATAACTTCAACATCTTCGACCTGTACCCCAACGAGAACCTCATCCTGGACGGCAAAATCCTCTCAGTGGACACCAATTACCGGGGACTGGGCATCGCCGGAAGACTTACAGAGCGCGCCTACCAATATATGCGGGAGAACGGCATCAATGTCTACCACGTAGTTTGCTCCAGCCACTACTCGGCTCGAGTGATGGAGAAGCTGGGCTTCCACGAGGTGTTTAACATGCAGTTCGCCGACTACAAGCCCCAGGGAGAGGTGATCTTTAAGCCGGCACTGCCGCATGTCGGCATCCGGATCATGGCCAAGGAGGTGGATGCCAATGCCAAGAAGTCCACGCAAACAAAGCTGTAG
- the LOC6494240 gene encoding arylalkylamine N-acetyltransferase 1 isoform X1 has protein sequence MEVQKLPDQTLMSSNPSQRIMLDSRCGLNDLYPIARLTQKMGEALKVSSEKDCPYTIELIRPEDGEAVIAMLKTFFFKDEPLNTFLDLGECKELEKYSLKPLTDNCSYKAVDKDGKIIGIFLNGLLRRPSPDDVAGKAADGCEHPKFKKILSLFDHVEDNFNIFDLYPNENLILDGKILSVDTNYRGLGIAGRLTERAYQYMRENGINVYHVVCSSHYSARVMEKLGFHEVFNMQFADYKPQGEVIFKPALPHVGIRIMAKEVDANAKKSTQTKL, from the exons ATGGAAGTGCAAAAGCTGCCCGACCAGACTCTCATGTCGAGCAATCCGAGCCAGCGCATAATGCTCGATTCCAGATGCGGG CTCAACGACCTATATCCGATCGCCCGACTGACACAGAAAATGGGAGAAGCTTTAAAAGTGTCGTCCGAGAAGGACTGTCCCTACACCATCGAACTGATCCGGCCGGAGGACGGTGAGGCGGTTATAGCCATGCTCAAGACCTTTTTCTTTAAA GATGAGCCCCTCAACACATTCCTTGATCTCGGCGAATGCAAGGAGCTGGAGAAGTACTCCTTGAAGCCACTTACCGACAACTGCTCGTACAAGGCCGTCGACAAGGATGGCAAGATCATTGGCATATTCCTAAACGGCCTATTGCGACGTCCG TCCCCCGACGACGTGGCCGGCAAGGCAGCAGATGGCTGTGAACACCCGAAATTCAAGAAGATCCTCTCCCTGTTCGATCACGTCGAGGATAACTTCAACATCTTCGACCTGTACCCCAACGAGAACCTCATCCTGGACGGCAAAATCCTCTCAGTGGACACCAATTACCGGGGACTGGGCATCGCCGGAAGACTTACAGAGCGCGCCTACCAATATATGCGGGAGAACGGCATCAATGTCTACCACGTAGTTTGCTCCAGCCACTACTCGGCTCGAGTGATGGAGAAGCTGGGCTTCCACGAGGTGTTTAACATGCAGTTCGCCGACTACAAGCCCCAGGGAGAGGTGATCTTTAAGCCGGCACTGCCGCATGTCGGCATCCGGATCATGGCCAAGGAGGTGGATGCCAATGCCAAGAAGTCCACGCAAACAAAGCTGTAG
- the LOC6494242 gene encoding RNA polymerase II-associated protein 3, translating into MSGAEKAFELQRQVRRNATDYANSVKDLYSWEQDIKKKEKELKNAPAAAANIKLPVRSHVEKPGKAEKESPSSSAASTPTEKQDLPVDPVAQQHKKANDIKDRGNSYVKQADYDRAIEAYSEAINVYPHDPIYYINRALCYIKQEKFHDCVEDCEAAISLDKLCVKAYYRRMQANESLGNNMEALKDCTTVLAIEPKNLEAKTSLARINERLRKIATKSGPNFTPDRPDLVEIQPFDKPVYKRSKRPMRRVPIVDIVSPRATSDESKSLRISDEDIDKIFNSNCGVFEEVKKSDLKQKETNKSPPKVAPVVETAKEEKKETKPNHPKEKTVVETLKPQPSSSAPKIIESVVSETKIAKKIEPKQQDTAKTSKGPEVKPVERDLPPPPTGTAQFHVTWKELTPQQKYQYLKSIEIPSLCRILGAGFDSETFTDLLRTLQDFYVPNKEPTTAAVLLEISRNDEFTILAMLMSAEEKKMVTSILNAIKNWPNNNPTVLEKLSKAYSAV; encoded by the exons ATGAGCGGTGCGGAAAAGGCCTTTGAACTACAGCGCCAGGTGCGCAGAAATGCTACGGACTACGCAAATTCCGTGAAGGACCTCTACTCGTGGGAGCAGGACATCaagaagaaggagaaagagctGAAGAACGCGCCAGCCGCTGCCGCCAATATT AAACTTCCGGTGCGCAGCCATGTGGAGAAGCCAGGAAAGGCGGAGAAAGAGAGCCCAAGCAGCTCGGCGGCCAGTACACCGACCGAGAAACAAGATCTGCCAGTGGATCCTGTGGCCCAGCAGCACAAGAAGGCCAATGACATAAAAGACCGTGGCAACAGCTATGTGAAGCAGGCGGATTACGACCGCGCCATTGAAGCCTATTCCGAGGCCATCAATGTGTATCCCCACGATCCTATCTATTATATCAATAGAGCCTTATGTTACATCAAACAGGAAAA GTTTCATGACTGTGTGGAGGACTGTGAGGCCGCCATAAGTCTGGACAAGCTGTGCGTCAAGGCCTACTACCGGCGAATGCAGGCCAACGAGTCCCTCGGCAACAATATGGAAGCTCTCAAGGATTGCACAACCGTACTGGCCATTGAGCCCAAAAACCTTGAGGCCAAAACGAGCTTAGCCCGTATCAACGAACGTTTGCGCAAAATAG CCACTAAAAGTGGCCCAAATTTTACCCCCGATCGTCCTGATCTGGTGGAAATCCAGCCATTCGATAAACCTGTTTATAAGCGATCCAAGCGGCCTATGCGCAGGGTGCCGATTGTAGATATTGTATCACCACGTGCCACCAGCGATGAGAGCAAAAGCTTGCGCATTTCCGATGAGGACATTGACAAAATCTTTAACAGCAATTGTGGTGTGTTCGAGGAGGTCAAGAAGTCTGATCTCAAACAGAAAGAAACTAATAAAAGTCCACCGAAGGTGGCTCCAGTTGTTGAGACTGCCaaggaagaaaaaaaggagACAAAACCTAATCATCCAAAAGAAAAGACAGTTGTAGAGACTCTCAAACCGCAGCCTTCCTCTTCAGCACCAAAGATAATAGAAAGTGTCGTTTCTGAAACAAAAATTGCGAAGAAAATCGAACCAAAGCAAcaggatactgcgaaaacttCAAAGGGGCCGGAGGTCAAGCCAGTAGAG CGAGATCTGCCGCCACCTCCTACGGGCACAGCTCAGTTTCACGTTACCTGGAAGGAGCTAACTCCACAACAGAAATATCAGTATCTAAAATCAATTGAAATACCAAGCCTGTGCCGTATCCTGGGAGCTGGCTTTGACTCAGAAACGTTTACGGATCTGCTGCGCACTCTTCAGGACTTTTATGTCCCCAATAAGGAGCCCACAACAGCAGCGGTCCTGCTGGAGATCAGTAGAAACGACGAGTTTACCATTCTGGCAATGCTCATGTCAGCTGAGGAAAAGAAAA TGGTAACGTCTATCTTGAATGCAATCAAGAACTGGCCTAACAACAATCCGACGGTGCTGGAGAAGCTCTCAAAGGCATACAGCGCTGTCTAA
- the LOC6496312 gene encoding uncharacterized protein LOC6496312, whose amino-acid sequence MLSDHNSIYHSPTTNMKSTIFFAGACLVVLCFLEGSQAQTNTTTTTTTTTSSPASPSSSLSSTAPAKIVTVSGLTYSATRRIRIATTTASSTSTRSRSGRAKNRKLRSKKAKKAQAKRGKAKNNRRRNNVRVVRG is encoded by the coding sequence ATGCTATCAGATCATAATTCAATCTACCATAGTCCAACTACCAATATGAAGTCAACCATCTTCTTCGCCGGCGCCTGCCTTGTGGTCCTTTGCTTCCTGGAAGGTTCTCAGGCCCAAACCAACACTACAACCACCACAACTACTACTACTTCGTCCCCGGCTTCACCATCCAGTTCTTTATCGAGTACCGCCCCCGCCAAGATAGTGACGGTATCTGGTCTGACGTACTCGGCAACCCGGAGGATTCGCATTGCAACCACCACTgccagcagcaccagcactcGCTCTCGCAGCGGCAGGGCCAAGAACAGGAAGCTCCGCTCTAAGAAAGCTAAGAAAGCCCAGGCTAAGCGCGGCAAGGCCAAGAACAACAGGCGCAGGAACAATGTCCGTGTTGTTAGGGGTTAG
- the LOC6496311 gene encoding dnaJ-like protein 60: protein MLRLCLPPRTGVPYRRNFSHEKKTRPKKQETHYEVLNISDDSSSQDVRNAFVKLSKLYHPDVKSNADSPERTARFLQISEAYQTLIKPQLRRNYDDSLLWQPTRSERSPVDENGNPNQPWDIKPNFDPNPGPYYGIKGVKRVSNWQVALVLMAIGVIGAFFGFTSVKHSFDLSRQIQDEVSANAVSHHAAVVADAQKYGNEEQVRRMIDRMARSPLNQTTSK from the exons ATGCTGAGGCTGTGCCTTCCGCCCCGGACCGGAGTGCCCTATAGGCGTAA TTTCTCACACGAAAAGAAAACACGACCAAAAAAGCAAGAAACGCACTATGAGGTACTAAACATATCTGACGACAGCAGTAGCCAAGACGTCCGAAATGCTTTTGTTAAGCTTTCCAAGTTG TACCACCCGGATGTCAAGAGCAATGCAGATAGTCCTGAGAGGACGGCTCGGTTTCTACAAATATCGGAGGCATACCAGACTCTGATAAAGCCACAGCTACGACGAAACTACGACGATAGCCTGCTGTGGCAGCCAACGCGCTCGGAACGCAGTCCGGTGGACGAGAATGGCAATCCCAATCAACCGTGGGATATCAAGCCCAACTTTGACCCAAATCCAGGACCCTATTATGGCATCAAGGGAGTGAAACGTGTCTCCAATTGGCAGGTTGCCTTGGTATTAATGGCTATTGGGGTCATAGGAGCTTTCTTCGGATTTACGTCTGTCAA GCACTCCTTCGACCTGAGTCGTCAAATCCAGGACGAGGTATCGGCAAATGCCGTTTCCCACCACGCCGCCGTCGTGGCAGATGCCCAGAAATATGGGAACGAAGAGCAGGTGCGCCGCATGATCGATCGCATGGCGCGGAGTCCGCTCAACCAGACGACTTCTAAGTag